The region CTTGCAAGGCACTTCAGTCCAGCAGATGCTTCAAAGGTCCTTGAACATCTTATTAAGGTATTGCAATGAATTCTGCTcaacatcatccatccatccatccatctatcaaaTAGAAGagaattcaactttattttcatttctgggACACTCTGGACAACTTAGCAGGTCATCACAGGACCAATGTAATCCGCCATAAACACTCAAATTAGCACTTAGGGTCAATTTAGTGTCACCAATTTGCTTTGCTCTCCAACCTTTACAATCACAGTTATAATTGATGTTTTGAGTTTGATCAGCTTTGAACAGTTGGAGGACTTGGCTGCACAAGGCAAAGCCAAGATGTAGCAATTTGAGCAACATAAGAATATATTTAAGAATAATTAATAACaaagattttttatttaaatgtttgctCATGCAGATTTGAGTGAATGTCTTTAAGAAGCTTTAGAAAGTTAATCCACAAGTTCTCCCCAGCACTATTGATATTGAGCTCTTGAATAGTAGATATCAAAAGACAGTAACTCCTTCTACTCTTACTGGTCTCCTTTTGATTCTGATATTCATGATTCAGCTTTTGAAAAAAGTTTGAACAAGGTGAATTTACTTAGATTGAATTCATTTGCATACACATCTAATTCTCAAATATATTTTTCCCTCTTGCAGGAATATGAGCGTTCAATTCAACAACTTAGCCTTGATGACATTGAACGCTTGGCTGGAAGGCTGCTTCATCCAAATGGAGGAAGCATAGACTCTTCATACATGGACTAGAAGTGTTGATTTGAAATGTAGGTTATCCAATTACTCTTCCTTTTTGAGGAAAGACTCACGGAGTTAAGGTCCGTGTGGAATATAGAATGTGAGCGTTCTGCAGAGGACCCGTCTGCGTCAATAGACTGTTGATGATCACAGCAAAGTGGGCTCCCGTCTATACATTTATCCTTATATATCCTCCCATCTATCCCTATTTATCCTTATATATCCGCCCGGCGAGACAGGGAGCCGGAGAGAGCCGCCCGGCGATACAGGGAGCCGGAGAGAGCCGCGCAGCAAGCCCGAGGGAGCCGGAGAGAGCCGCCCAGGAGCCCTATTTAGCCGAAGAGCCGCTCATCAAGCCCGAGGGAGCCGGAGAGAGCCGCCCAGCGAGCCCGAGGGAGCCTTATAGATCCGTCTCATCAATCCCGACGGATCCGGATATAGCCTCCCATCTATCCCTATTTATCCTTATATATCCTCCCATCTATCCCTATTTATCCTTATATATCCTCTCATCAATCCCTATTTATCCTTATATATCCTCCCGTCTATACATTTATCCTTATATATCCTCCCGTCCTAGACATTATCCTTATATATCCTCCCATCT is a window of Takifugu flavidus isolate HTHZ2018 chromosome 5, ASM371156v2, whole genome shotgun sequence DNA encoding:
- the ubl4a gene encoding ubiquitin-like protein 4A isoform X2 codes for the protein MLCADGHRLSDYAIGPEAKLNLVIRQTGEKTGALGVGSSSNTQDRVWQIVSSILARHFSPADASKVLEHLIKEYERSIQQLSLDDIERLAGRLLHPNGGSIDSSYMD